One Archangium violaceum genomic window, CAAGGCGTGGGTGGCGCTGGCGGTGGCGCCAGTGAAGGTGCGAGTGCGCGAGAGGGCGAAGGGGGAGTGGGTGGAGAGGGAGTTGAGGGTGGTGGACAAGCCGCCAGAGGAGGACTTTCCCGGCGCCCAGCAATGGGTATGGGTGAGGCAGACGCGAACCAGAGACGGCGAGCTGCCGAAGGTGGAGACGCGGCTGTTCCTCACCTCCATTCCCACAGGGCAACTGTCCCCGGAGCGGATGCTGACGTTGGTACGCCGGCACTGGGGGATTGAGAACGGGCCCAACTGGACAGCGGACGTGGTGCTGGAGGAGGACAGCGCCTCGCCCAGCCTGCGAGGCAATGCACCCCTGGTGCTCAGCTGGCTGCGTTTGCTGGCCTACAACCTGCTGGCCCTGGTGCGCACGCACCTGCCGACTCGCGACAAACGGCCCCAAAGCTTCGCACGCACCATGGAGGTGCTCTACCAGGGCCTGTTGGGTCTGGCCGTGCTGCCCGAGAGTCTGGCCACACTTGCCTGCGCGCCCGCCAGCTGCTCCCGCTCCGGCCTTCCCGCGCCTCTTCTCCCCTGGCTGTTCGGCCTGTGTACCTTCACTCCTGTCCTTCCACGGCGCCCCTCTTTCGGGCGCCGTCCGGAGGGATGCTCCCTCTTTGCCTGTGAATGTCTGGACTTGCTCTCCGCCTCTTCAAAACCTCTCCTACGGACTTTGGATCAATCCTGCCTACTGCCCGGGAAATCGAAATTCCATCGTGACTCCGAATGCTTACGCAACACCCGCTTAAAGGGCAGGTAGGCTGCTCTCCGAGAGGGTACTCGAGGCTTCCTCGGGGCGTGCTCAGCGTGAGAACCACACCCCTGGCTACCCTGCTCTCCCGGGCTGAGTCCACCCGAGGCGTACGTCTCCGAAGGCAGGCGCTCTGCGGCACTCACCATGCCATCCGTGAGCTGGCACTCCGTGAGCGCCAGCGCATCGCTGACTCCCAGTGCAGCCATCGCAGCTGACTCCGCCGCACGCCACGCCGCCTTCGCCCGTGCCAGGCGCATCCGGGATTCGGCACTCCCGTCCAGCCCCGCGTACGCCGCCTGCAGCTCCGCCTCTACCCGCCCCAGGCGCTTCGCGAGCGCCCTCCGCTTCGTCATGTCCATGGCCCAAGACGGAGAGCAGGGGGTGTGCCAACCTACCGACAACCTCTCTTCCCATCTGCTCGCCGCAACTCCCTCAGTGCATTCCGGTTGCAGGCGCTCCCTGAGGACCTGCCAGGTTGAGTGTGTGCTCGACATGCCTCAAGGTAGTCTGCCATCCCCCCACATTTGCAGTGGGGCGCGAGCGAAGGGGATTGACGGGCTGACCTGAAACCTGCTGACCTGAGTGCACGGCGTCGGCATTGGACCTGGGCTTCAGAGGTACGCGGAGCACCGTGGGGCCATGTACATGTGCCTCATGGCACCAAACGCCGGAAGGTACGCCTGGTCGGGGGACACGCAGCATGACGAAGACCGAAGAGCAGCACGGTGCGGAGCAGGTATGGGACGCACGCGAGGGCTATGTCGCGGGGACGGATGGAGAAGGCAGGCCGGTGGTCGACTTCGAGGGGAACCCAGCGGGCCCTCGGGTCGCTCTCACCACGGTGCCCATGGCAGGAGCCGCGCTTGAAGCGGCCGTTACGTCGCGCCAGCGCGTGCAACTGCGCTTCCAGGACGGCGACATTCGCCGTCCCGTCATCGTCGGCCTTTCACACGAGACACGACAGGGGGACGTGCCCCGTCGCCTGCATGGCGCCGGCGGCACCCGCCTGGAGGTCCTCGAAGACGAGGACGGCGTCACGCTGCGCGTGGGGAAAGCCAGCCTGCGACTGATGCAGGACGGGCGAGTCTTCCTCAAGGGCACCTACGTCGAGACATGCGCCGAGGGCCTCAATCGCATCAAGGGCGGTACGGTGGACATTGGCTGAGAGCGCCTCTCGCGCACGACGGGCCAGGATACGACGAGGCAACACGTGAGCAGCATTCGGCAAGGGGGACTCCACCCGGAGGGGGGCAGCATGCCCCTGCGGCGCTGGAGAGGTTTCGCGCCGCGAGAGATTTCGGCCCTCTGCAACGAGGAGATGGTGGCGCTGCATGCCGGGGAGGCCGCCTTCCTCTGGACGCAGCGAGCCCGGGCCGTGGATGCCCCCCACTACCGACTGAAGGACCTCGTCCGGCTGGATGGGAGGTTGGAGGCGCACCTGGATGGATTGAGGACCGCGGGCGAGAAGGGGTGGGAGAAGTGCGTGGCGGCCCTGGACGTACCAGGGCCCGGAGAGGTGTTCGCGGCGGGGGTGGTGGCATGCGAGAGCCGCGACGGCAGTCGTATTGGCACGGTGGTGAAGTTGGCGCTTGAGACCCGCGAGTGGGAGCGCGCCTGGGTGTCCGCCCTGGGCTGGCTGTCGTTTGCGGACGCCGTCCCCGTGCTGGAGGCCTTGTTGGAGGAGAGGGCCCCGGAGGTGCGCCGTCTCGGCGTCGCCGGTGCCGCCGCGCAGCGCTGGGACTTGGGGCCGCACTTAGGCCCGGCCCTCGGCGACGAGGCCGCACCCGTGCGGGCCTGTGCGCTGGAAGCCGTGGGGCTGCTGGCGCGAACGGACTTGCTGCCGAAAGTGCAGCGCGCGCTGACGCACGGGGACGAGGCGTGCCGCTTCGCCGCCGCATGGACGCTGGTACGCCTTGGGCAGCGCACGGGGCCCACCCTCTCGTTGCTGCAGGCCTTTGGCGATTCAGCGGGCCCTCTCTCCAGGCGCGCCCTTTCCACGGCCTTGCGCTGCATGCAGCCGGCCCAGGCCCAGGCCTGGTATGCGAGGCTCCGTGAAGCGCCTCACACCCGCCGGCTCGCGGCCATTGCCGCGGGCGTGCTGGGTGACGTCGAGCACGTGGGAGATTTGCTGGCGTGGATGTCAGAACCAGCCGTCGCGCGTGAAGCGGGCGAGGCCTTCACCCTGCTCACCGGCGTCGACCTGGCGTGGGACAACCTCGACGGCGAGGCTCCGCGGGAAGAAGTGGCCGTGGAGGATGAAGCGGCCGCGAAGGAGTCGGAGGACCTGCCCTGGCCCGATGCGGAGAAGGTGGCCGCGTGGTGGCACCAGCACCAGCGCGACTTCCAGCGGGGCACACGTTACCTGGCGGGGAAGCCCATTTCGGACACCCACCTGCGAGACGTGTTGCGGCAGGGCACGCAGCGGCAGCGTGCGGCCGCAGCGCTGGAATGGGGACTGCGCAAGCCTCAGGCGCCTCTCTTCGAAGTACGAGCGCCAGGCGCCGCCCAGGCACGGAGGCTGGCCACATGGACTTCGTGAATGAGACGCCCCTGGCGGCTGGGTGGACGGTGGGCTTCCAGCCAGACGGGAGGGAGGTGCTGGTGGTGGTGGCGAAGGGCACCTTCAGCCTGCCAGCGAGTGAGGAAGAAGCCTCACTCGCACCCGAGCAGGTTCCACTGGTAGAGGCTGACACCTTCACCGGGGAGCCGGGTTTCTCCGCGCCGCTGCATGAGGCCGACTTCGCCCACCGGAAACCCCGGTGCGACGTGCTCCTCAACGGGAATGCATGGGCGCCCGGCGGCAAGCCCGCCAAGGTGGTGCCCGTCTCCTTCTCCCTGGGGGGCATGACGAAGGCCTTCGCGGTGCATGGCCCACGTGTCTGGCGGAAGGGCCTGGTGGCAGGCCCGCGTCCGTCGGAGGCACAACCCTTCACCTCCCTGCCCATCAGCTACGACAATGCCTTCGGCGGAGTGGACACCAGCCAGAAGGACGTCTCCAGGCACAAGGCCTTCCTCCCCAACCCCGTGGGGCGGGGCTTCCGGCACCACCTCGAAGAGGTGGACGGCGTCCCCATGCCCGATACGGAGGAGATTCGCACGCCAGTCACTTCCCCACGCGGCCCATACCGGCCCATGGCCTTCGGTGCTCTGGGCCGCAATTGGCAGCCTCGTGCCGCCTACGCGGGCACCTACGACGAACAATGGCTGAGTGAGGGACTCCCCTTCTTCCCCAAGGACTTCGACGACAGGTACTTCCAGGCCGCCCCCGAGGACCAGCAGGTGCCCTACCCGCGCGGAGGAGAAACCGTCACCCTCATCAACCTCTGCGCCCGTGGGACGTTGCGCTTCCGCCTTCCACGCCTCCAGGTGCCTGTGGCCTTCATCCCCCACCAGGGCCCGGCGAAGCAGGTGGACGCAACGCTGGACACCGTGCTGGTGGAGCCTGATGCCGAGCGCCTCCTTCTCACGTGGCGCCTCACGTGGCCCTTGCGGCGGGATGCCTTCGAGATGAAGCAGGTGGTGGTGGGAGGGCGCTCCCGCGGCTGGCTGCGCGCGCACGCCGTTGGCAAGACGTACTACCCCAACCTCGATGCTCTCGCGCGAGCGCGGGGCGCGCGGAAGGCGGGCCGCGATGGTTAGCGTGGCCATCAAGGCGTCTGGCCTGGTGACGGCCGTCGGCTTCAACGCCCCTGCTTCACTGGCCGCCATTCGCGCCGGTCTCAGCGGCGTGAAGGAGTCCCAGCTGTGGCATGCCCCTTCGGGGAAGTACCTCAAAGCGGCCAAGGTGGCGTTGCCGCAATGGTGGGAGGGGCTCGGCAATCTGGCGGAGCTGGTGGCCCCGGCCATTGGTGAGTGCCTGGAGGCTGCAGCTCCTGCGCCCGCGGACAGCGTCCCCCTCCTTCTTTGCGTCGCGGAGCCCTCGCGTCCCTTCAGGACGGAAGGGTTGGAGCAGTTCCTGGTGGCGGAGGTAGAGAGTCGCCTGGAACTTCGCTTCCACCCTGCCTCCCGGGTAATAGCGCGTGGACAGGCCTCCGTTGCATTGGCGCTCCAGGACGCCCAGCGCATTCTCTCCACGCAGCGAGTGGCCTGCTGCATCATCGCCGGGGTGGACAGCTTGCTGAATCCCAAGACGGTGAAGGAGTACGCCCGCCGCAGGCGCGTGCTCGCCCCGGACAACTCCAACGGCTTCATCCCTGGCGAGGCTGGTGGAGCGGTGCTGGTGGTGCCCGCAGGCCGCCAACCGGGGGCCGAGTTGCGCCTGATGGGCCTTGGCATGGCACAGGAGAAGGCCACCATCCATTCCGAGGAACCACTCCGAGGCGACGGGCTGACAGTAGCCGTCAAGCATGCCCTCAAGGCGGCGGGCCTCACCCTCTTCGACGTGGCCTGGCGCATCACCGACTTGAATGGCGAGCACTACAAATTCAAGGAGGCGGCCTTCGTCGCCGCGCGTCTGCAACGCAAGCCGAAGGACGTCCCCTTCGACTTGTGGCACCCCATCGAGTACGTGGGTGAGGTGGGCGCCGCCATTGGCCCCTGCGCCCTTGCCTGGGCCCTCCATGCCGGCCAGAAACGCTACGCGCCCGGCGAGGTGGCCCTGTGTCATTTTGGAAGTGACGAAGGCGAAAGGGCGGCGCTGGTGATGAAGTACGAGGAGAGGAGCAGTCCGCGATGAGCACGAAGGTGTACGCCAACGGGCGTGAAATCTCCGGCAAGGCCTCGGGCAACAAGTCAGTGGCCGCCATGCCGGACGTGTGCCTCTCCCCACCAGGCCCGCCCGCCGGCCCCATTCCCATTCCCTACCCCAACACCGCGCAGTCGTCGGACACGGGCGATGGCAGCAAGACGGTCTTCGTGAATGGGAAGGAAGTGGGGCTCAAGAACCAGTCCGTCTACAAGACGAGCAAAGGCGACGAGGCCGCCACGCGCAACTTTGGCGGTGGCGTCGTCAGTCACACCATTACGGGGAAGACGAAGTTCGCGGCCTGGTCCTTCGACGTCAAGGTGGAGGGGCAGAACATCGTCCGCCACATGGACCTGACGACACACAACCACCAGAACCCGACGAACGGTGCTATCACCCTCAATACCGGCAGCATGTTCCTCGGCGGTGGCGAAGCGCCTGAAAAGTCTTGCAATGAGCTGCAAGCCGAGAATGGGGAACTCCGGAAGACCGCCG contains:
- a CDS encoding ISAs1 family transposase, with protein sequence MLMLLVQALAVGRRVLRHAEALGEDMLREGTAPEGLKRPVSDTTLDRLLGKLEPEGLEQEVEQLVRRGLDKGLIRHELFARGVVSIDGKAGESTPGQAPCEPSHTTKDEQGREYWYPYALRASLTSSTAQPVLDQKLLEGKQGEATAFPELFKRVVEKFGRHFEYVTVDAGMTSAANARVVREAGKHYLMALKENFHRLHDKAWVALAVAPVKVRVRERAKGEWVERELRVVDKPPEEDFPGAQQWVWVRQTRTRDGELPKVETRLFLTSIPTGQLSPERMLTLVRRHWGIENGPNWTADVVLEEDSASPSLRGNAPLVLSWLRLLAYNLLALVRTHLPTRDKRPQSFARTMEVLYQGLLGLAVLPESLATLACAPASCSRSGLPAPLLPWLFGLCTFTPVLPRRPSFGRRPEGCSLFACECLDLLSASSKPLLRTLDQSCLLPGKSKFHRDSECLRNTRLKGR
- a CDS encoding DUF6484 domain-containing protein, with the translated sequence MTKTEEQHGAEQVWDAREGYVAGTDGEGRPVVDFEGNPAGPRVALTTVPMAGAALEAAVTSRQRVQLRFQDGDIRRPVIVGLSHETRQGDVPRRLHGAGGTRLEVLEDEDGVTLRVGKASLRLMQDGRVFLKGTYVETCAEGLNRIKGGTVDIG
- a CDS encoding TIGR02270 family protein, yielding MSSIRQGGLHPEGGSMPLRRWRGFAPREISALCNEEMVALHAGEAAFLWTQRARAVDAPHYRLKDLVRLDGRLEAHLDGLRTAGEKGWEKCVAALDVPGPGEVFAAGVVACESRDGSRIGTVVKLALETREWERAWVSALGWLSFADAVPVLEALLEERAPEVRRLGVAGAAAQRWDLGPHLGPALGDEAAPVRACALEAVGLLARTDLLPKVQRALTHGDEACRFAAAWTLVRLGQRTGPTLSLLQAFGDSAGPLSRRALSTALRCMQPAQAQAWYARLREAPHTRRLAAIAAGVLGDVEHVGDLLAWMSEPAVAREAGEAFTLLTGVDLAWDNLDGEAPREEVAVEDEAAAKESEDLPWPDAEKVAAWWHQHQRDFQRGTRYLAGKPISDTHLRDVLRQGTQRQRAAAALEWGLRKPQAPLFEVRAPGAAQARRLATWTS
- a CDS encoding DUF2169 family type VI secretion system accessory protein: MDFVNETPLAAGWTVGFQPDGREVLVVVAKGTFSLPASEEEASLAPEQVPLVEADTFTGEPGFSAPLHEADFAHRKPRCDVLLNGNAWAPGGKPAKVVPVSFSLGGMTKAFAVHGPRVWRKGLVAGPRPSEAQPFTSLPISYDNAFGGVDTSQKDVSRHKAFLPNPVGRGFRHHLEEVDGVPMPDTEEIRTPVTSPRGPYRPMAFGALGRNWQPRAAYAGTYDEQWLSEGLPFFPKDFDDRYFQAAPEDQQVPYPRGGETVTLINLCARGTLRFRLPRLQVPVAFIPHQGPAKQVDATLDTVLVEPDAERLLLTWRLTWPLRRDAFEMKQVVVGGRSRGWLRAHAVGKTYYPNLDALARARGARKAGRDG
- a CDS encoding beta-ketoacyl synthase N-terminal-like domain-containing protein; the encoded protein is MAIKASGLVTAVGFNAPASLAAIRAGLSGVKESQLWHAPSGKYLKAAKVALPQWWEGLGNLAELVAPAIGECLEAAAPAPADSVPLLLCVAEPSRPFRTEGLEQFLVAEVESRLELRFHPASRVIARGQASVALALQDAQRILSTQRVACCIIAGVDSLLNPKTVKEYARRRRVLAPDNSNGFIPGEAGGAVLVVPAGRQPGAELRLMGLGMAQEKATIHSEEPLRGDGLTVAVKHALKAAGLTLFDVAWRITDLNGEHYKFKEAAFVAARLQRKPKDVPFDLWHPIEYVGEVGAAIGPCALAWALHAGQKRYAPGEVALCHFGSDEGERAALVMKYEERSSPR
- a CDS encoding DUF4150 domain-containing protein, with amino-acid sequence MSTKVYANGREISGKASGNKSVAAMPDVCLSPPGPPAGPIPIPYPNTAQSSDTGDGSKTVFVNGKEVGLKNQSVYKTSKGDEAATRNFGGGVVSHTITGKTKFAAWSFDVKVEGQNIVRHMDLTTHNHQNPTNGAITLNTGSMFLGGGEAPEKSCNELQAENGELRKTADPSNGPSEGQLEEATTLTTAQYFNSGDSTRYNMRAFSRQVDKDGWAQGVGTLQYSEIATRKRVITSYESNIPGFKYKKTSNMPFSSHTEARIIEDIFAATNGNPKGKARLRIQWHQKAKGSMSCKACPECRRIICAAMNKGLEIELCDDTGKAKTPDWCDEFPEFQG